The Arachis hypogaea cultivar Tifrunner chromosome 19, arahy.Tifrunner.gnm2.J5K5, whole genome shotgun sequence genome has a window encoding:
- the LOC140182279 gene encoding uncharacterized protein: MLQVFKKVEVTIPLLDAIQQILKYAKFLKDLCTHKERIGELETLSLGSSISSLMKPISKKCSDPGPCLVSCRIGGVSFHDCMYDLGACVSIMPLSIFARLKLAPLKRSAVKFALADKSVITVVGTAEHVLVAIKDLVFPVDFYILEMPQTDNRSSSSVLLSRPFLKSSKFKLDAFTGTYSFVVGNKTIKFNLEEAMRHLPEEHSILKCDVIDEVVAEIQRGDHNKLYYPIDNEFCRVV, encoded by the coding sequence ATGCTTCAAgtattcaagaaggttgaggtaaccatcccacTTCTTGATGCCATTCAACAAATTCTGAAGTATGCTAAGTTTTTGAAGGACTTGTGCACACACAAAGAAAGGATTGGTGAGCTGGAAACATTGTCATTGGGTAGTTCCATTTCTTCATTGATGAAGCCTATTTCaaaaaagtgtagtgaccccgGACCATGTTTAGTATCTTGTCGAATTGGTGGAGTTTCATTTCATGACTGTATGTATGATTTAGGGGCttgcgtgagtattatgccacTTTCTATATTTGCAAGGTTGAAGTTGGCTCCATTAAAAAGATCGGCCGTAAAGTTTGCATTAGCCGATAAGAGTGTGATCACCGTAGTAGGAACAGCGGAACATGTGCTTGTGGCAATCAAGGATTTAGTGTTTCCGGTTGATTTCtatatccttgaaatgcctcaGACGGATAATAGAAGTTCTTCCTCCGTGTTGCTTAGTAGACCGTTCTTAAAGtcctctaaatttaaattggatGCCTTTACCGGCACATACTCTTTTGTGGTAGGTAacaagactatcaagtttaaCTTAGAAGAGGCCATGAGACACCTACCCGAAGAGCATTCCATTCTTAAATGTGATGTGATTGATGAGGTAGTAGCGGAGATACAAAGAGGAGATCACAACAAGTTGTACTACCCCATTGATAATGAGTTTTGtcgtgtggtctag